One genomic segment of [Phormidium] sp. ETS-05 includes these proteins:
- a CDS encoding 4-Cys prefix domain-containing protein — translation MLCINPDCIQPQNPDSSKYCQKCGSMLITLLRGRYRITQALGQGGFGKTYLAEDIDRRNAKCVVKQFAPEPGMKSNPGALQKATELFNQEAERLLQLEEHPQIPTLYAYFEENLPQAGNNQEIPYQYLVQQYIKGNTLQEELRAIPLAKLKSANCYKIYYQFWTLSTSIKSFTETLNQKTSFAATATKN, via the coding sequence ATGCTCTGCATTAACCCCGACTGCATCCAACCCCAAAACCCCGATAGCAGCAAATATTGCCAAAAATGTGGCAGTATGCTGATAACCCTATTGCGGGGACGATATCGCATCACCCAAGCTCTCGGACAGGGAGGATTTGGTAAAACCTATTTAGCCGAAGACATTGACAGACGCAATGCCAAATGTGTCGTAAAGCAATTTGCCCCGGAACCGGGAATGAAAAGCAATCCCGGAGCCTTGCAAAAAGCCACAGAATTGTTTAATCAGGAAGCCGAAAGGCTGCTCCAATTGGAAGAACATCCCCAGATTCCCACATTATACGCCTATTTTGAAGAAAATTTACCTCAAGCGGGAAATAATCAGGAAATTCCCTACCAGTATTTAGTCCAACAGTATATTAAAGGCAACACCTTACAGGAAGAATTAAGAGCCATCCCTTTAGCGAAACTAAAATCCGCGAACTGCTACAAGATTTATTACCAGTTTTGGACTTTATCCACCAGCATAAAGTCATTCACCGAGACATTAAACCAGAAAACATCATTCGCCGCGACAGCGACAAAAAATTAA
- a CDS encoding SUMF1/EgtB/PvdO family nonheme iron enzyme, which yields MDFIHQHKVIHRDIKPENIIRRDSDKKLILIDFGVAKASTKTLLTRQGTSVGTSGYAPLEQMMQGVAYPASDLYSLAVTCIRLLTGCLPNADGSDKLYNALEGCWVWREYLPKGSNVSSELGAILDKLLETIAKNRYQSAAEVLKALNSPPPLPQGGQGGLTLPTFQFTTFTVNTTGQVTNRTNKEAKYYRQNLGNGVFIDMVAIPEGKFQMGTPDSEPNRQSNEGPQRQVTVPSFYLAKYPITQAQYQAIMGQNPSYFKGSDLPVEWVSWNDAVEFCQKLAQNTKQAYRLPSEAEWEYACRAGTTTPFYFGDTITTDLANYNGDYTYGNGPKGEFRQKTTPVGSFPPNAFGLYDMHGNVWEWCQDVWHENYDNAPTDGTAWETGGNPNIRVLRGGSWDNNPRLCRSGRRNWDDWDYWNFNFGFRVAVSLLPVSGS from the coding sequence TTGGACTTTATCCACCAGCATAAAGTCATTCACCGAGACATTAAACCAGAAAACATCATTCGCCGCGACAGCGACAAAAAATTAATCCTGATTGATTTTGGGGTTGCCAAAGCTAGTACCAAAACCCTATTAACCCGTCAGGGAACCTCTGTGGGGACCTCCGGTTATGCACCATTAGAACAAATGATGCAGGGAGTCGCCTACCCCGCCAGTGATTTATACAGTTTAGCCGTTACTTGTATCCGGTTGCTCACGGGATGTTTGCCCAATGCGGACGGTTCTGATAAACTGTATAATGCTTTAGAAGGATGCTGGGTATGGCGGGAATATTTGCCAAAAGGCAGCAATGTGAGCAGTGAATTAGGGGCAATTTTGGATAAATTGCTGGAAACAATAGCGAAAAACCGCTATCAGTCCGCCGCAGAAGTATTAAAAGCATTAAACTCCCCTCCCCCCCTTCCCCAGGGGGGCCAGGGGGGATTAACCCTTCCCACCTTCCAATTTACCACTTTCACAGTCAACACCACGGGACAAGTAACTAACCGGACGAACAAAGAGGCAAAATATTACCGCCAAAACCTGGGTAATGGCGTTTTCATCGATATGGTAGCCATTCCAGAAGGAAAATTCCAGATGGGTACTCCAGATAGCGAGCCAAACCGACAGAGCAACGAAGGTCCCCAACGCCAAGTCACAGTCCCATCATTCTATCTCGCCAAATATCCCATCACCCAAGCCCAGTATCAAGCCATTATGGGGCAAAACCCCTCCTACTTCAAAGGCTCAGACCTTCCAGTAGAGTGGGTATCCTGGAACGATGCCGTAGAATTTTGCCAAAAACTCGCCCAAAACACCAAACAAGCCTACCGTCTCCCCAGTGAAGCCGAATGGGAATATGCTTGTAGAGCCGGAACCACCACCCCATTTTACTTCGGCGACACCATCACCACCGACTTAGCCAACTATAACGGAGATTACACCTACGGAAACGGACCAAAAGGGGAATTTCGGCAAAAAACCACTCCAGTAGGCAGTTTTCCCCCCAACGCTTTTGGTTTATACGATATGCACGGAAACGTTTGGGAGTGGTGTCAGGATGTTTGGCACGAAAATTACGATAATGCACCCACTGATGGAACTGCTTGGGAAACTGGCGGAAATCCCAATATCCGGGTGCTGCGTGGAGGTTCCTGGGACAACAACCCCAGGCTTTGCCGCTCCGGGCGGCGCAACTGGGACGATTGGGACTACTGGAACTTCAACTTCGGGTTCCGGGTGGCTGTTTCTCTGCTTCCGGTTTCTGGTTCTTAG